Proteins from a genomic interval of Leifsonia shinshuensis:
- a CDS encoding DUF4229 domain-containing protein, with protein MKRIPSWLTYTVLRLVVFVVPLVVLLLIGIVWWAAVIAAALIGLCLSYILLAKQRHAVATDLYAVRHRDKPAPSADDAEDEALDAAESEADAGGPTPGQKA; from the coding sequence GTGAAGCGGATTCCCTCCTGGTTGACCTACACCGTGCTGCGGCTGGTGGTGTTCGTGGTGCCGCTGGTGGTCCTGCTCCTGATCGGGATCGTCTGGTGGGCCGCGGTCATCGCCGCAGCGCTCATCGGGCTGTGCCTGTCGTACATCCTGCTCGCCAAGCAGCGCCACGCGGTCGCGACCGACCTGTACGCGGTGCGCCACCGCGACAAGCCGGCGCCGTCGGCGGACGACGCGGAGGACGAGGCGCTCGACGCCGCCGAGTCCGAGGCGGACGCCGGCGGGCCGACCCCGGGTCAGAAGGCGTAG
- a CDS encoding PLD nuclease N-terminal domain-containing protein, with the protein MVRLWIVLGVAAAVFYIYSVADCALFDRSRVRGLPKPVWVLVVVLFPIIGGILWFLIGRGRRRADVGRRVSAPDDDPEFLGKLRIDHDQEERIRRLEKELAELDDNGPDDQTGRRDG; encoded by the coding sequence ATGGTTCGCCTCTGGATAGTCCTCGGCGTCGCAGCCGCGGTTTTCTACATCTATTCGGTGGCAGACTGCGCTCTCTTCGACCGTTCCAGGGTGCGTGGCCTACCCAAGCCCGTGTGGGTGCTCGTCGTCGTCCTCTTCCCCATCATCGGGGGGATCCTCTGGTTCCTGATCGGGCGCGGCCGACGACGCGCGGACGTCGGACGCCGGGTCAGCGCACCCGACGACGACCCCGAGTTCCTCGGCAAGCTCCGGATCGACCACGACCAGGAGGAGCGCATCCGCCGGCTCGAGAAGGAGCTGGCCGAACTCGACGACAACGGTCCGGACGACCAGACCGGCCGACGGGATGGCTGA